In Candidatus Hydrogenedentota bacterium, one DNA window encodes the following:
- a CDS encoding Na(+)-translocating NADH-quinone reductase subunit C, which translates to MQYSMKYIFGFAAVLCFICSILISSANVGLRERQEINKVLDKQKSVLQAAWLVEPGEKLERARIEELFKNIRVRILDLSSGEILDDVDAESFDEANAPKIAAPANNAGLIELNEHIKFYEVMDGDEVTMFVLPIVGKGLLSTMYGFLALDADTRTIRGLTYYDQAETPGLGGEVVNPKWKALWKGRLAYDEDWKVKIEVVKGAAGSVEDNPYGVDGLSGSSLTSRGVTNMLHFWLGEQGYAPFLKAFRESGKA; encoded by the coding sequence GTGCAGTATAGTATGAAATATATTTTCGGTTTTGCCGCTGTACTCTGCTTTATATGTTCGATCTTGATATCCTCCGCCAACGTGGGACTTCGCGAACGGCAAGAGATTAACAAGGTTCTCGACAAACAAAAAAGTGTGCTGCAGGCGGCGTGGCTGGTAGAGCCGGGCGAAAAGCTGGAACGTGCGCGGATCGAAGAATTATTTAAAAATATACGCGTTCGTATTCTCGATTTGAGCTCCGGCGAAATCTTGGATGATGTGGATGCAGAAAGCTTTGATGAAGCCAATGCGCCTAAGATTGCTGCCCCGGCCAATAACGCCGGATTAATTGAATTGAACGAACATATCAAGTTCTATGAAGTCATGGACGGCGATGAGGTGACCATGTTTGTCCTTCCTATTGTAGGGAAAGGACTGTTGTCTACTATGTATGGTTTCCTTGCCCTTGATGCCGATACACGGACCATACGCGGTCTGACCTACTATGACCAAGCCGAGACGCCCGGTCTGGGCGGTGAAGTCGTCAATCCGAAATGGAAAGCCCTATGGAAAGGGCGGCTCGCCTACGATGAAGACTGGAAGGTTAAGATTGAAGTGGTCAAAGGCGCTGCCGGTTCCGTGGAAGACAATCCTTATGGCGTTGATGGCTTGAGCGGCTCTTCATTGACCAGTCGCGGCGTCACCAATATGCTGCATTTCTGGCTGGGCGAACAGGGATATGCGCCATTCCTGAAAGCCTTTAGAGAAAGTGGAAAGGCCTAA
- a CDS encoding NADH:ubiquinone reductase (Na(+)-transporting) subunit D: protein MKFNQKQREALLDPIVNNNPITVQILGVCSALAVTSKLSTAVVMGIAVIFVTGGSSAAVAAIRNSIPSSIRIIVQLSIIASFVILTDQILKAFLYDISKQLSVFVGLIITNCIVMGRAEAYAMQNGSWLSFLDGAGNALGYSIILVIVGAIRELFGSGSLFGFTLLQRTADGGWYEPNGLMLLAPSAFFLIGAIVWLVRLWKPEQVEEN, encoded by the coding sequence ATGAAATTCAATCAAAAGCAGCGCGAGGCATTGCTGGATCCTATTGTCAATAACAATCCCATCACGGTCCAGATATTGGGGGTCTGTTCCGCCTTGGCGGTGACTTCCAAATTGTCTACCGCCGTGGTCATGGGCATCGCCGTTATTTTTGTTACGGGCGGCAGTTCCGCTGCCGTCGCCGCCATACGCAACAGTATCCCATCCAGTATTCGGATCATTGTCCAATTGTCTATTATCGCTTCCTTTGTCATTCTTACCGACCAAATATTGAAAGCCTTTTTATACGATATTAGCAAACAGCTGTCCGTCTTTGTGGGCTTGATCATTACAAACTGCATTGTTATGGGCCGTGCAGAAGCCTATGCCATGCAAAACGGATCTTGGCTCAGTTTCTTAGATGGCGCCGGTAACGCGTTGGGCTACAGTATTATCCTTGTCATTGTGGGAGCCATTCGCGAACTCTTCGGTTCCGGTTCTCTCTTTGGATTTACGCTGCTTCAACGCACTGCAGACGGCGGCTGGTATGAGCCCAACGGCTTGATGCTGCTCGCGCCCAGCGCCTTCTTCCTGATTGGCGCCATTGTCTGGCTTGTTCGTTTGTGGAAACCCGAACAGGTGGAGGAGAATTAA
- the nqrE gene encoding NADH:ubiquinone reductase (Na(+)-transporting) subunit E — protein MEHYLSLFAKAVFIENMALAFFLGMCSFLACSKKVNNAMGLGIAVVVVMTITTPICNLVYRWLMAPGAMAWIHPSLAKVDISFLYFLSFIGVIAAIVQILEMTLDRYVPWLYAALGIFLPLIAVNCAILGAALFMVERSYNFGESVVYGFGAGFGWALAITCIASIRERMKYSKVPPALRGLGIAFMLTGLMALGFMSFSGIQL, from the coding sequence ATGGAGCATTATTTAAGTCTTTTCGCGAAAGCGGTCTTTATTGAAAATATGGCGCTTGCCTTTTTCCTTGGAATGTGCTCTTTTTTGGCGTGTTCAAAAAAAGTAAACAATGCCATGGGCTTGGGCATCGCTGTGGTGGTAGTGATGACCATCACAACACCGATCTGCAATCTGGTCTATCGCTGGTTGATGGCACCGGGTGCAATGGCATGGATCCATCCTTCCCTTGCAAAGGTAGATATTTCTTTTTTGTATTTCCTCAGCTTCATTGGTGTGATCGCTGCCATCGTCCAAATCCTTGAGATGACCCTAGACCGTTATGTGCCTTGGCTGTACGCGGCTTTGGGCATTTTCCTGCCCTTGATCGCGGTAAACTGCGCTATCTTGGGGGCGGCGCTGTTCATGGTGGAGCGCAGCTACAATTTCGGTGAGAGCGTCGTCTACGGCTTTGGTGCCGGCTTTGGCTGGGCACTGGCGATCACGTGTATAGCCAGCATTCGCGAACGCATGAAATACAGCAAAGTTCCCCCCGCATTGCGCGGGCTGGGCATTGCGTTCATGTTGACGGGATTGATGGCCCTTGGCTTCATGTCTTTTTCTGGCATCCAGTTATAA
- a CDS encoding NADH:ubiquinone reductase (Na(+)-transporting) subunit B has protein sequence MKFLRKLMDKPAPLFKEGGKLSFFYPLYEALDTFSFTPGEVTKSAPHVRDAIDLKRLMFTVVIALVPAIFMGIWNVGYQINAALAAGVTPEGWRGALISALGIGFDANSFLACFIHGALYFLPVLIVAFTAGGGIEVFSAMIRKHEVNEGFFVTGFLIPCILPPTIPLWQVALATAFGVVIGKEIFGGTGMNIFNPALVTRAFLYFAYPAQNSGDKVWVAVNQSQAFDGYSGATLLARVAEIPPDSAGRAYESAISGLVIQGKSVSWIDAFLGWIPGSMGETSTLACLLGAVLLIITGVASWRIMVSMIAGGFAMTFALNLVHSETNEMMNLPFHWHFVVGAFAFGMVFMATEPVTATYTLTGKYIYGFGIGVMTALIRVVNPAYPDGVMLAILFMNLLAPLIDYVVVARNITRRVARSAV, from the coding sequence ATGAAATTCCTCCGAAAGTTAATGGATAAGCCGGCGCCTCTCTTTAAAGAGGGCGGCAAACTGTCATTCTTTTACCCCTTATATGAAGCTTTGGATACCTTCAGCTTCACACCGGGTGAGGTGACAAAATCCGCCCCCCATGTAAGAGATGCCATAGACTTAAAACGGCTCATGTTTACCGTGGTGATCGCCCTTGTACCCGCCATCTTTATGGGTATTTGGAATGTTGGCTACCAGATTAATGCAGCGCTGGCAGCAGGGGTGACCCCTGAGGGCTGGCGCGGCGCGTTGATCAGCGCCCTTGGCATCGGATTCGATGCGAATTCTTTCCTTGCCTGTTTTATACATGGCGCCTTATATTTTCTGCCCGTTCTGATTGTCGCCTTTACGGCGGGCGGCGGCATCGAAGTGTTCAGTGCCATGATACGCAAACATGAGGTCAACGAAGGCTTTTTTGTGACGGGCTTCTTGATCCCCTGTATTTTGCCGCCTACGATTCCGCTTTGGCAGGTCGCTTTGGCAACCGCTTTCGGCGTGGTGATCGGCAAGGAAATTTTCGGCGGTACGGGCATGAATATTTTCAACCCGGCGCTGGTAACGCGTGCCTTCTTATATTTTGCCTATCCCGCCCAAAACTCAGGCGACAAAGTCTGGGTCGCGGTAAACCAAAGTCAGGCATTCGACGGCTACAGCGGCGCCACTCTGCTGGCACGAGTTGCAGAAATTCCGCCGGACAGCGCGGGCAGGGCTTATGAAAGCGCCATCAGCGGCCTTGTCATCCAAGGCAAGAGTGTCAGCTGGATTGATGCTTTTCTGGGTTGGATCCCGGGCTCCATGGGAGAGACCTCTACCTTGGCTTGCCTACTAGGCGCTGTGTTGCTCATTATTACGGGCGTCGCTTCATGGCGCATTATGGTTTCCATGATCGCCGGCGGTTTTGCCATGACCTTCGCACTGAACTTGGTCCATTCGGAAACCAATGAAATGATGAACCTGCCTTTCCACTGGCACTTTGTTGTTGGCGCCTTTGCTTTTGGCATGGTCTTCATGGCGACCGAACCTGTCACTGCAACCTATACGCTCACAGGAAAATATATTTACGGTTTCGGTATTGGGGTCATGACGGCTCTGATACGTGTGGTGAATCCTGCTTACCCTGATGGCGTTATGCTTGCCATATTGTTTATGAATTTGCTGGCTCCGCTCATTGATTATGTGGTGGTCGCCAGAAACATCACGAGGAGGGTTGCTCGCAGTGCAGTATAG
- a CDS encoding NADH:ubiquinone reductase (Na(+)-transporting) subunit F, with the protein MGGLVTVVMGVVMFCAVVLSLVGVLLVAKWKLVPSGEVKILINDDEAKALITPMGNTLLSTLAANKIFVPSACGGKGTCGVCTVKVFEGGGAFLPTEEAHINKREARDHVRLSCQIKVKNDLKIEIPPEVFDVRKWQCTVRSNHNVATFIKELVLELPEGESVPFRAGGYIQIDCPPHTVNYRDFIIEDKYRDAWDRFDLWQYNSVVDEEVTRAYSMANYPEEEGVILLNVRITPPPPGTNGIPPGIMSSYIFNLKPGDKVTISGPYGEFFAQETEREMCFIGGGAGMAPMRSHIFDQFKRLRTNRKVTFWYGARSLREMFYTDDFNSISSEFPNFTWYTALSEPQAEDNWSGLTGFIHQVLYDEYLSKHPEPEGVEYYLCGPPMMLSACRQMLSDLGVEEDMIRFDDFG; encoded by the coding sequence ATGGGCGGTCTGGTTACTGTTGTAATGGGCGTGGTCATGTTCTGCGCCGTCGTATTGTCGCTGGTCGGTGTTTTATTGGTGGCAAAATGGAAATTAGTGCCATCGGGTGAAGTCAAAATTTTGATAAATGACGATGAAGCGAAAGCACTGATCACCCCGATGGGCAACACCTTGTTGAGCACCTTGGCCGCGAACAAAATCTTCGTGCCTTCTGCCTGCGGCGGCAAAGGTACGTGCGGCGTGTGTACCGTGAAAGTTTTTGAAGGGGGCGGCGCATTCCTTCCCACAGAAGAAGCGCATATCAATAAACGGGAAGCACGGGATCATGTGCGGCTCTCTTGTCAGATCAAAGTTAAAAATGATTTGAAGATTGAAATTCCGCCGGAAGTCTTTGATGTCCGCAAATGGCAATGCACCGTGCGTTCCAACCATAATGTGGCAACCTTCATCAAAGAACTTGTGCTGGAACTGCCCGAAGGAGAATCTGTACCCTTCCGCGCCGGCGGGTATATACAAATAGATTGTCCGCCCCATACCGTCAATTACCGTGATTTTATCATCGAAGACAAATACCGAGATGCGTGGGATCGTTTCGATCTCTGGCAATATAATTCTGTGGTAGATGAAGAAGTAACCCGTGCGTATTCCATGGCGAATTACCCTGAAGAAGAGGGCGTTATCTTGCTGAACGTGCGCATTACACCGCCGCCTCCAGGCACAAACGGCATCCCGCCGGGAATTATGTCTTCTTATATCTTCAATCTGAAGCCGGGCGACAAAGTGACCATATCGGGTCCCTACGGCGAATTCTTTGCCCAAGAAACGGAGCGTGAAATGTGCTTCATCGGCGGAGGCGCGGGTATGGCCCCCATGCGCTCCCATATCTTCGATCAATTCAAGCGGCTCAGAACCAACCGCAAAGTCACGTTCTGGTACGGCGCGCGCAGTCTCCGTGAAATGTTCTATACCGACGACTTCAACAGTATCAGCAGCGAATTTCCTAATTTCACGTGGTACACCGCCTTGTCTGAACCCCAAGCAGAAGATAATTGGTCGGGATTAACCGGCTTTATTCATCAAGTTCTTTATGATGAATATTTGAGCAAACACCCGGAACCGGAAGGGGTAGAATATTATCTGTGCGGACCGCCGATGATGCTTTCCGCCTGCAGACAGATGTTATCTGATCTGGGCGTCGAAGAAGATATGATTCGCTTTGACGACTTCGGATGA